In Aliamphritea ceti, a single window of DNA contains:
- a CDS encoding zinc-dependent alcohol dehydrogenase family protein, translating to MKAMIIRQFGGTEQFELNEQDRPQPKAGQVLVKVAATSVNTVDTMIRQMGEALPFAPALPAILGMDFAGTVAAVGEGVTEYAIGDEVYGCAGGLGDRPGALAEYMLADIELIAPKPSNISMREAAALPLVAITAYEGLKRANIQAGQQVLVHGGAGGVGHVALQLAKHWGAHVSATAGNEKHLALVEKLGATAVNYKTETVEDYVATHTDGKGFDLVFDSVGGANLNSSFAAAALNGQVATTVSLVEMDLSVAHMKGLSLHVVFMLIPMIHNIGKQQHSEILRNISRIVEAGELTPVVDQQQFNLTDAGKAHDHLSSRAATGKVVIDIAV from the coding sequence ATGAAAGCAATGATCATTCGTCAATTTGGCGGCACAGAACAATTCGAACTTAATGAGCAGGACCGTCCGCAACCTAAAGCCGGTCAGGTGTTAGTTAAGGTTGCAGCCACCAGCGTGAACACCGTCGATACAATGATCCGCCAAATGGGCGAGGCATTACCATTTGCTCCTGCGCTACCGGCTATTCTGGGTATGGACTTCGCAGGAACCGTCGCAGCAGTTGGTGAAGGCGTCACTGAATACGCAATCGGAGATGAAGTATATGGCTGTGCAGGCGGGCTGGGGGATCGTCCCGGCGCGCTGGCAGAATACATGCTGGCAGACATCGAACTGATTGCACCTAAACCTTCAAATATAAGCATGCGTGAAGCAGCAGCGCTGCCGTTGGTTGCAATCACAGCCTATGAAGGCCTGAAGCGCGCCAATATTCAAGCTGGCCAGCAAGTACTGGTGCATGGTGGCGCGGGTGGTGTTGGCCATGTCGCACTGCAACTGGCGAAACACTGGGGCGCACATGTATCGGCTACCGCTGGTAACGAAAAGCATCTGGCACTGGTCGAAAAGCTTGGCGCAACAGCGGTTAACTATAAAACTGAAACCGTTGAAGACTATGTTGCTACGCACACTGATGGTAAAGGCTTCGATCTGGTTTTCGACTCTGTGGGCGGCGCTAACCTTAACAGTTCGTTTGCAGCTGCGGCCCTGAATGGTCAGGTTGCTACCACAGTATCACTGGTAGAAATGGACCTGTCAGTTGCTCATATGAAAGGTTTGTCGCTGCATGTCGTGTTTATGCTGATTCCTATGATCCATAACATTGGCAAACAGCAGCACAGTGAAATCCTTCGGAATATTAGCCGTATTGTCGAAGCCGGCGAACTGACACCTGTCGTTGATCAGCAGCAGTTTAATCTGACAGATGCAGGCAAAGCGCATGACCACCTGAGCAGCAGGGCGGCAACAGGTAAAGTCGTTATCGATATCGCGGTATAG
- a CDS encoding LLM class oxidoreductase: MDLSITTQTFQTINKGYNRVFKPGKLSIGLVAPIENYANGPVPELQQHIERIQLAEQLGFAAVWLRDVPFNVPSFGDAGQLFDPFVYLGMLSAMTNEIALGASSIVLPLRHPAHVAKAAASADALSNGRLILGVASGDRPDEYPALNQCFETRSADFRASYDYIRSMSRSSPALSNHYGNLAGDIDMLPKPTAGKLPLLITGASQQSSGWIAQHGDGWMLYPRENQLQAQIINKWRAEVAAAGRPAQPVMQPLYIDLVEDPQATPQPIHLGYRLGVGQLHAHLKNLQSIGVNHVALNLRFNNADIKTTLHCLADEILPDFSHYSGTI; this comes from the coding sequence ATGGACCTGTCCATCACAACACAGACGTTCCAGACGATTAACAAAGGCTACAACCGGGTGTTCAAACCGGGCAAACTGAGTATTGGTCTGGTTGCCCCCATTGAGAACTATGCCAATGGTCCTGTACCGGAGTTACAGCAGCACATAGAGCGTATTCAGCTGGCTGAACAGTTGGGCTTTGCTGCCGTTTGGTTACGTGACGTGCCATTTAATGTGCCGTCATTTGGCGATGCCGGGCAACTGTTTGATCCCTTTGTGTATCTTGGCATGCTGTCAGCCATGACTAATGAAATTGCTCTGGGTGCCTCCAGCATTGTTTTGCCATTACGGCATCCGGCGCATGTGGCAAAAGCCGCTGCCAGTGCCGATGCTCTTTCAAATGGCAGATTGATTTTGGGAGTCGCCTCTGGAGACCGTCCTGATGAATATCCGGCACTGAATCAGTGTTTCGAGACCAGAAGCGCCGACTTCAGAGCCAGTTACGATTACATTCGTAGCATGAGTAGAAGCTCACCGGCATTGAGTAACCATTACGGAAATCTGGCAGGGGACATAGACATGCTCCCCAAACCAACCGCAGGTAAGCTGCCGCTATTAATCACCGGGGCAAGCCAGCAATCATCAGGCTGGATAGCTCAGCATGGCGATGGCTGGATGCTATACCCAAGAGAAAACCAGCTGCAAGCTCAAATCATCAACAAGTGGCGAGCAGAGGTCGCCGCCGCAGGCCGGCCCGCCCAGCCAGTGATGCAACCTTTATATATCGACCTGGTTGAAGACCCGCAAGCAACACCGCAACCTATTCATCTGGGTTATCGCCTAGGCGTAGGGCAATTGCATGCTCATTTAAAGAACCTTCAATCAATCGGCGTCAACCATGTCGCGCTGAACCTGCGCTTTAACAATGCAGATATTAAAACCACATTACACTGCCTGGCCGATGAAATCCTGCCAGACTTTAGCCACTACTCAGGCACTATTTAG
- a CDS encoding SDR family NAD(P)-dependent oxidoreductase, with protein MSKTILITGSTDGIGLLTARKLIEAGHTVLLHGRSQSKLEAAQKSLADVKGNTKITGYLADLSDMDQVATLVATIQAEHAQLDVLINNAGIYNTPVAITKDDLDIRFAVNTYAPYILTKQLIPLLGNEGRVVNLSSAAQAPVDLKALAGQALLTDGPAYAQSKLAITMWSRQLGLQYKDNGPMIVAVNPGSLLASKMVKEAYGIPGSDLSIGADILVRAALSDEFATASGEYFDNDAKCFNTPHSDALNADKRSEILRVMDETLERIVGT; from the coding sequence ATGTCTAAAACGATTTTGATCACAGGCTCAACCGACGGCATTGGCCTGTTAACAGCCCGTAAGCTGATTGAAGCCGGTCATACAGTACTGTTGCACGGTCGCAGTCAATCAAAGCTGGAAGCAGCACAAAAAAGTCTTGCTGATGTTAAAGGTAATACAAAAATCACTGGCTACCTGGCAGACCTTTCCGACATGGATCAGGTGGCAACACTGGTAGCAACCATTCAGGCTGAACACGCGCAGTTAGATGTACTGATTAACAATGCTGGCATCTACAACACGCCTGTAGCAATAACAAAAGATGATCTGGACATACGCTTCGCCGTTAATACCTATGCCCCCTACATACTGACCAAACAATTAATACCATTACTGGGCAATGAAGGCAGGGTAGTAAACCTTTCATCGGCAGCACAGGCACCAGTAGACCTGAAGGCACTGGCAGGGCAGGCATTACTGACAGACGGACCCGCTTACGCACAAAGTAAACTCGCCATAACCATGTGGTCCCGACAACTTGGCCTGCAATACAAAGACAACGGGCCAATGATCGTCGCTGTAAACCCAGGTTCACTACTTGCCAGTAAAATGGTCAAAGAAGCTTACGGTATTCCCGGATCTGACCTCAGCATTGGTGCCGACATCCTCGTACGGGCAGCATTATCAGACGAATTTGCCACTGCGTCAGGAGAGTATTTCGATAACGACGCAAAATGCTTTAATACACCGCATTCTGATGCCCTGAACGCAGATAAGCGCAGTGAAATTCTGCGAGTGATGGATGAGACACTGGAGAGAATAGTAGGGACTTAG
- a CDS encoding DEAD/DEAH box helicase, giving the protein MPFSNLGLCDPIVRAIEDQGYASPTPIQKKAIPIILSGKDVIATAQTGTGKTASFVLPILELFNKDRKLRGKRIRALILTPTRELAVQIEANITKYSKHLNLSSMAIYGGVDSESQKQRLIEGVDILVATPGRLLDLAHQRALHFDELEVLVLDEADRMVDMGFVGDIDKIVDRLPVTRQNLLFSATMSHDVREMADGFSDSKMSETAVEVSISSNVKSAPSIKQWLITVDKDTKSALLSHLIKEQEWDQALIFIEKKHAAAKLVVQLEKRGIKAESIHGDRSQAMREKILADFKSGNLKYLVATGVAARGIDIGKLSRVVNYDLPFKPEEYIHRIGRTGRAGQPGEAISFVALGDFKNLCAIESRLNHLIDRKEIEGFPVRKEVPISILNYVRKSKPPVKSASKPRNKASGKVTAEKSENTENSSVWGQIKK; this is encoded by the coding sequence ATGCCATTTTCTAATCTTGGATTGTGCGATCCTATTGTACGAGCTATTGAAGACCAGGGTTACGCCAGCCCTACGCCTATTCAAAAGAAAGCTATCCCTATAATCCTCTCTGGTAAGGATGTAATTGCCACCGCGCAAACCGGAACGGGTAAAACAGCCTCTTTTGTTTTGCCTATTTTGGAGCTGTTTAATAAAGACCGTAAGCTCCGGGGTAAACGCATACGTGCGCTTATTCTTACGCCTACCCGAGAGTTGGCAGTACAAATTGAAGCGAATATTACTAAATACAGTAAGCATTTAAATCTGAGCTCAATGGCCATATATGGCGGTGTTGATTCAGAATCACAAAAGCAGCGTTTGATTGAAGGTGTAGACATCTTAGTGGCCACACCAGGCAGGCTGCTTGATCTGGCACATCAACGCGCATTGCACTTCGATGAACTTGAAGTACTGGTCTTAGATGAAGCCGACAGAATGGTAGACATGGGCTTTGTTGGTGACATAGATAAAATTGTTGACCGCTTACCCGTCACACGTCAGAACTTATTATTCTCAGCGACCATGAGTCACGACGTTCGGGAAATGGCTGATGGTTTTTCTGACAGCAAGATGAGTGAAACAGCGGTTGAAGTATCCATTTCATCTAACGTCAAATCAGCACCATCGATCAAGCAATGGTTAATAACGGTAGACAAAGACACAAAGTCCGCATTACTGAGTCATTTAATCAAAGAACAGGAATGGGATCAGGCGCTCATTTTCATAGAGAAAAAGCACGCCGCCGCCAAACTGGTGGTTCAGTTAGAAAAACGCGGTATTAAAGCGGAATCTATTCATGGGGATAGAAGCCAGGCCATGCGAGAAAAAATCCTGGCTGATTTCAAATCCGGAAACTTAAAATACTTAGTGGCCACTGGCGTAGCAGCGCGCGGCATTGATATAGGTAAACTTAGCCGCGTTGTTAATTACGACTTACCCTTCAAACCGGAAGAATATATTCACCGTATTGGCCGAACAGGCCGTGCTGGCCAGCCAGGTGAAGCCATTTCTTTTGTGGCATTAGGCGATTTTAAAAACCTATGCGCAATTGAAAGCCGCTTAAACCACTTAATCGATCGAAAAGAGATAGAAGGTTTTCCTGTTAGAAAAGAAGTGCCTATTTCAATTTTGAATTACGTTCGTAAGAGCAAACCGCCGGTTAAATCAGCATCAAAACCCCGTAATAAGGCATCAGGTAAAGTCACAGCCGAAAAAAGTGAAAATACTGAGAACAGCAGCGTTTGGGGTCAAATCAAGAAATAG
- a CDS encoding c-type cytochrome, with the protein MLSNLLHSHFRLSGMSVLALVSCIAHGADKPDPDSTVNLGQTISKDEVNSISMTVFPDGEGLPVGSGTAKAGATVYKTQCAHCHGVDGRGNGQFHVPALAGKPKHGSDWSTGYSWPYATSVFDYIQRAMPPYNVKQLSADEVYAVTAYILEMNELVDAEQVIDQKTLPKVEMPASKYFRNKWEEEEQFYQLPEY; encoded by the coding sequence ATGCTTTCTAACCTTTTACACTCGCACTTCCGCCTCTCTGGCATGTCTGTTTTGGCTTTAGTGTCCTGCATCGCTCATGGAGCAGATAAGCCTGATCCTGACAGCACTGTTAATCTGGGCCAGACTATTAGCAAAGATGAAGTTAATAGCATCAGTATGACGGTCTTCCCTGACGGTGAAGGACTGCCTGTAGGCAGTGGTACTGCTAAAGCAGGCGCAACGGTCTACAAGACGCAGTGCGCGCATTGTCATGGCGTGGACGGCAGAGGTAATGGCCAGTTTCATGTGCCAGCATTGGCCGGTAAGCCTAAACATGGCAGTGACTGGTCAACCGGTTACTCATGGCCGTACGCCACATCTGTTTTTGACTACATACAGCGAGCAATGCCACCGTACAACGTTAAGCAACTTAGCGCTGACGAGGTGTACGCCGTGACTGCATATATCCTTGAAATGAACGAACTGGTAGATGCTGAACAAGTCATTGACCAGAAAACTTTACCTAAGGTTGAAATGCCTGCCAGCAAATACTTCAGAAATAAATGGGAGGAAGAAGAGCAGTTTTATCAGTTACCTGAGTATTGA
- the soxC gene encoding sulfite dehydrogenase, with protein MTKIEELKQKETGRRHFIKSGATFLTAISAPAAVTAPLASAAPLPDSMLKSGGNADAYGSPSIYEKDVKRLVTQQNGMSTLTYTYAPLHQQKGTITPSGLHFSVHHSGLTDIDPDTHTLYIHGLTEKALKFSVSDLLRYPMVGGHKFLECSGNTWPQAVFPNAEQKTLQELYGLISGSEWYGVSLRRLLEEAGLKPGAKWVIAEGSDAGSLARSIPLERIMDDAIIALYQNGERLRPSQGYPMRLFMPGLEGNVSVKWLRRLEISDRPAYTQNENRSYADTLGDGQLQNFSLYMGVKSVITHPSSGQQLPDKGYYEISGLAWSGFGKVNAVEVSVDGGQTWQQAKLEGPVHSKSMTRFSLPWKWTGGSVELQSRAMDDFGNIQPTHKEWRKSFYQGSPKHYNAIQTWYIDQQGGVNNAF; from the coding sequence ATGACAAAAATAGAAGAACTTAAGCAAAAAGAGACAGGAAGACGCCATTTTATAAAATCTGGTGCAACGTTTTTAACCGCAATATCGGCTCCTGCAGCTGTTACAGCACCGCTGGCATCTGCTGCGCCGTTGCCTGATTCCATGCTAAAATCGGGAGGTAATGCCGATGCATATGGCAGCCCTTCCATCTATGAAAAAGATGTAAAGCGGCTGGTTACGCAACAAAACGGTATGTCGACGCTTACCTACACTTACGCACCGTTACATCAGCAAAAAGGCACTATCACTCCTTCTGGTTTGCACTTCAGTGTGCATCACTCAGGCTTAACGGATATTGATCCGGATACTCACACGCTCTATATCCACGGACTGACAGAGAAAGCGCTTAAGTTCTCGGTAAGTGACTTATTACGTTACCCAATGGTGGGCGGACATAAGTTTTTAGAATGTAGTGGTAATACCTGGCCTCAGGCTGTGTTTCCAAATGCTGAACAGAAAACGTTACAGGAGCTCTACGGCTTAATATCCGGTTCTGAATGGTATGGCGTCTCTTTACGCCGACTATTAGAAGAAGCCGGATTAAAGCCAGGTGCTAAATGGGTCATTGCTGAAGGCAGTGATGCTGGCTCACTGGCCAGGAGTATTCCGTTAGAACGTATTATGGATGACGCCATTATTGCGTTATATCAGAACGGTGAGCGGCTGCGCCCTTCTCAGGGCTATCCAATGCGGCTGTTTATGCCGGGGCTGGAAGGCAATGTCAGCGTTAAGTGGCTGCGACGCCTGGAAATATCTGATCGCCCTGCCTATACCCAGAATGAAAACCGCTCTTATGCTGATACGCTGGGCGACGGTCAGCTGCAAAATTTTAGCCTCTATATGGGGGTTAAATCGGTGATTACGCATCCCTCATCCGGTCAGCAGTTACCTGATAAAGGCTATTACGAAATCTCCGGCCTGGCTTGGAGCGGTTTCGGTAAAGTCAATGCGGTTGAAGTATCTGTAGATGGTGGCCAGACCTGGCAGCAAGCTAAGCTGGAAGGTCCTGTGCACAGCAAGTCGATGACCCGCTTTTCGCTTCCCTGGAAATGGACAGGTGGTTCGGTAGAGTTACAGAGTCGTGCTATGGATGATTTCGGAAATATTCAGCCTACCCATAAAGAATGGCGGAAAAGCTTTTACCAAGGGTCACCGAAGCATTATAACGCTATCCAGACCTGGTATATCGATCAGCAAGGGGGTGTTAACAATGCTTTCTAA
- a CDS encoding SDR family oxidoreductase, which yields MLDGKTVLITGGSSGIGLATAQLMAKNGARVAITGTDPHKLETARALLGDDALAIQTDVTKSEDLARMQIVLKEEFGELNVLFANAGVAFGTPLGKTDEVMYTKLMDVNVKGVFFSVQTVLPLLSENASVILNTSWLNQIGTPGKALLSASKAAVRSFARVMSAELVERKIRVNCVSPGSIETPIHRNPNETDEHFRAYAERIGKQVPIGRMGRAEEIAGAVLFLASDASAYMLGSEIVVDGGRAEL from the coding sequence ATGCTCGATGGAAAGACAGTACTGATTACCGGTGGCTCCAGTGGCATTGGCCTTGCAACCGCTCAATTGATGGCTAAGAACGGTGCCCGGGTGGCGATTACGGGTACGGATCCCCATAAATTGGAAACTGCCCGTGCGTTACTCGGTGACGATGCGCTTGCCATTCAGACTGATGTTACAAAATCAGAAGACCTGGCTCGTATGCAGATCGTACTGAAAGAAGAGTTTGGTGAGCTGAATGTATTGTTTGCCAATGCAGGTGTAGCTTTCGGAACGCCTTTAGGTAAAACAGATGAAGTTATGTATACAAAGTTGATGGATGTAAATGTGAAAGGTGTTTTCTTTTCGGTACAAACGGTTCTGCCGTTATTATCAGAGAATGCCTCCGTCATATTAAATACATCATGGCTTAATCAGATAGGTACACCGGGTAAAGCTTTACTTTCAGCATCCAAGGCGGCGGTAAGATCTTTTGCCAGAGTGATGTCGGCTGAGCTGGTGGAGCGAAAGATCCGGGTAAACTGTGTTAGCCCCGGTTCAATAGAAACCCCTATTCACCGCAACCCTAACGAGACAGACGAGCATTTTCGTGCCTATGCTGAACGGATCGGTAAACAGGTGCCAATTGGCCGTATGGGTCGTGCTGAAGAAATCGCCGGTGCTGTTCTGTTTCTTGCCAGTGATGCATCCGCTTATATGCTGGGCTCTGAAATTGTTGTCGATGGAGGCCGTGCCGAGCTTTAA
- a CDS encoding MalY/PatB family protein — protein sequence MSFDQSNAASHNNFIRNSSSMLQGIFGTTDVMPFWVADMDFTVAEPVKAELLRLANRGQYAYEFNSEGVFAAISDWFKRRHQLQLDTDKFVQVSGVLTAIALLIRELTDKGEGVLIQTPAYHQFSKVISTAGREIIKSPLLIEDGRYVMNFADLDEKMRVSDVNVMILCNPHNPVGRVWTQDELQTLLKLANKHGVTIISDEIHADIIHSGHRFTSVMALEPDNHVSLIGSPSKTFGMQSISNGYIYTGNQKILEAMRAVSASMYLDHGNAFTTFATIAAFNQGEAWVDELLEYLRGNIDWISNFLQTELPEIKMFPVEGTYQVWLDFSATGLSGETLTKTLGKAGFGASPGSWFDSDASQFARMNFAASKADIEIAFKRLKTVLTEAAQAEIAPVAAPEPAKSSKSCC from the coding sequence ATGAGCTTTGATCAATCCAACGCTGCGAGTCATAACAACTTCATTCGTAACAGTTCTTCGATGCTACAAGGCATTTTTGGGACTACAGATGTGATGCCATTCTGGGTTGCAGATATGGACTTTACCGTTGCAGAGCCAGTTAAAGCAGAGCTTCTGCGCCTGGCTAATCGTGGTCAGTATGCGTATGAATTCAATTCAGAGGGTGTATTCGCTGCTATCAGTGACTGGTTTAAACGCCGCCATCAGTTACAGCTGGATACCGATAAGTTTGTTCAGGTTAGTGGCGTATTAACTGCAATTGCTCTGCTGATACGTGAGCTGACTGATAAGGGTGAAGGCGTGTTGATACAGACACCGGCTTATCATCAATTTTCCAAAGTCATTAGCACTGCTGGTCGCGAGATAATTAAAAGTCCGCTGTTGATTGAGGATGGGCGCTATGTAATGAATTTCGCTGATCTTGATGAAAAAATGCGTGTTTCAGACGTTAATGTCATGATTTTGTGTAACCCACATAATCCTGTTGGACGGGTCTGGACGCAGGATGAGCTACAAACTTTGCTGAAGCTTGCTAATAAGCATGGAGTGACCATCATCAGTGATGAAATCCATGCGGATATCATTCATTCAGGCCATCGCTTTACCAGTGTGATGGCGTTAGAGCCTGATAATCACGTTTCCCTTATTGGCTCGCCTTCTAAGACATTCGGTATGCAGAGTATTTCGAATGGCTATATCTATACGGGTAATCAGAAAATACTCGAAGCAATGCGTGCTGTGTCAGCGTCGATGTACCTGGATCATGGCAATGCTTTTACCACCTTTGCGACAATCGCTGCTTTCAACCAGGGGGAAGCCTGGGTAGATGAGCTGCTGGAGTATTTACGGGGCAACATTGACTGGATCAGTAATTTTCTACAGACCGAATTGCCTGAAATTAAGATGTTTCCAGTTGAAGGTACGTATCAGGTTTGGCTGGATTTTTCGGCAACCGGATTGTCTGGTGAGACTCTGACTAAAACCTTAGGTAAAGCTGGTTTTGGAGCATCTCCCGGGAGCTGGTTTGACAGCGATGCCAGTCAATTTGCGCGAATGAACTTTGCTGCCTCTAAGGCAGATATAGAAATAGCCTTCAAACGTCTTAAAACCGTACTGACAGAGGCTGCTCAGGCTGAGATTGCACCTGTGGCTGCACCCGAACCTGCTAAATCGTCGAAGAGTTGCTGTTAA
- a CDS encoding rhodanese-like domain-containing protein codes for MQTITKGIKTLKEKAYERVEDISLQAALDLYQNDAYVFVDVREAEERRKSGVIPGAFTCTRSMLEFLIDPQCPAHNQVFNQDKTYVFYCAHGLRSLYAAQQASDMGLTPVKNLAGGFAAWVEHNGKVVTEG; via the coding sequence ATGCAAACGATTACCAAAGGTATTAAGACACTAAAAGAAAAAGCCTACGAACGGGTTGAAGATATCTCACTTCAAGCTGCACTGGATCTTTATCAAAATGACGCATATGTATTTGTCGATGTACGTGAAGCAGAAGAGCGCCGCAAATCAGGCGTCATTCCCGGTGCATTTACCTGTACACGGAGCATGCTTGAATTCCTAATTGATCCGCAATGCCCAGCGCACAATCAGGTGTTTAATCAGGACAAAACCTATGTATTCTACTGTGCCCACGGGCTACGTTCGTTGTATGCGGCCCAACAAGCCAGTGACATGGGTCTGACACCGGTTAAAAACCTGGCAGGCGGTTTCGCAGCATGGGTTGAACATAATGGGAAGGTCGTGACTGAAGGGTAA
- the sigZ gene encoding RNA polymerase sigma factor SigZ translates to MTIDALWSEYQADIKAYLHSKVSNPDDVEELLQEISLRAFLNLNTLKSEEKTKAWLFKIAGNMVIDFYRKNSNKRLNPHPEDLWYLDQSEDVEHVFSRCVAPLIRDLPDDMAALLTAIDIKGHSQKEYAADIGISYSTLKSRVQKARKMLYAVFNEYCDISVDRRGNILDFNVNPEKYERCKTLLPICLPPSVSL, encoded by the coding sequence ATGACGATTGATGCCCTGTGGTCTGAATATCAGGCAGATATTAAAGCGTATCTACATTCCAAAGTATCCAATCCGGATGATGTTGAAGAGTTGCTGCAGGAGATCAGTCTTCGGGCATTTTTAAACTTGAACACACTTAAGTCTGAAGAGAAAACCAAGGCATGGCTGTTTAAGATTGCCGGTAATATGGTGATAGATTTTTATCGCAAAAATAGTAATAAGCGCCTTAATCCACATCCTGAAGACTTGTGGTATCTGGATCAGTCGGAAGATGTCGAGCATGTTTTTAGCCGTTGTGTCGCTCCCCTGATCAGGGATTTACCTGATGATATGGCTGCGCTGCTAACCGCGATAGATATAAAGGGCCATTCACAGAAGGAATATGCAGCAGATATAGGCATTAGTTATTCAACGTTAAAGTCCCGGGTGCAGAAAGCCCGTAAAATGCTGTATGCGGTTTTTAATGAATACTGCGATATCTCAGTTGACCGACGGGGCAATATTTTAGATTTCAACGTTAATCCTGAAAAATATGAACGCTGCAAAACCTTGCTCCCTATTTGCCTGCCACCAAGCGTTTCTTTGTGA
- a CDS encoding permease gives MSPEIVQMLEDALGMFAFLAVELTLLFLAISYLVGVLQEFITPEKIQSILSSRNGKGYVIAALLGAITPFCSCSTIPFLKGLLRARAGFGPMMVFLFSSPLLNPVIIGLFVITFGLQVAVMYFSVALVVSVTAGFVLEKLGFERYVREEAYQMPTASGCGASSAKATESACGASDTASACSSAPAATESRWVRIWKATWKDFKQVVPYLLLGICLGSFIYGFIPTDLIAKYAGEATWYAIPIAAVIGIPLYIRAEAVIPLSAALVKKGMALGSVMALIIGSAGASLTEVILLKAIFKNQMIAAFLVVILSMAIFAGMLFNLFI, from the coding sequence ATGTCCCCTGAAATCGTGCAGATGCTTGAAGATGCGCTTGGCATGTTTGCCTTTCTCGCTGTTGAGTTAACCTTGCTGTTCCTGGCTATCAGTTATCTGGTTGGCGTATTACAGGAATTCATTACGCCGGAAAAGATTCAGTCGATCCTGAGTTCACGAAACGGTAAAGGTTATGTAATCGCTGCCCTGCTTGGCGCTATTACGCCGTTTTGTTCATGTTCTACTATTCCCTTCCTGAAAGGTTTATTGCGGGCACGGGCTGGCTTTGGACCAATGATGGTCTTTCTGTTCTCAAGTCCGTTACTGAACCCGGTTATTATCGGTCTGTTCGTGATTACCTTTGGTTTGCAGGTTGCTGTTATGTACTTCAGCGTTGCCCTGGTGGTATCCGTAACCGCAGGTTTTGTACTCGAGAAGCTTGGTTTTGAGCGTTATGTACGTGAAGAGGCTTACCAAATGCCAACAGCAAGCGGTTGTGGTGCCAGCTCAGCTAAGGCTACTGAAAGTGCATGCGGCGCTTCTGATACTGCGTCTGCTTGTTCTTCTGCGCCGGCAGCAACTGAAAGCCGCTGGGTACGTATCTGGAAAGCAACCTGGAAGGACTTTAAGCAGGTCGTACCTTATCTGCTGCTGGGTATTTGCTTAGGTTCATTCATCTACGGCTTTATCCCTACAGATCTGATTGCAAAGTATGCCGGTGAGGCAACCTGGTACGCGATTCCGATTGCTGCTGTTATTGGTATTCCTCTGTATATCCGTGCTGAAGCTGTCATCCCTCTGAGTGCTGCGCTGGTAAAGAAAGGCATGGCACTAGGTTCTGTTATGGCGCTGATTATTGGCAGTGCCGGAGCAAGTTTGACCGAAGTGATTCTGCTTAAGGCGATTTTCAAAAACCAGATGATTGCTGCATTTCTGGTGGTGATTCTGAGTATGGCTATCTTCGCAGGTATGTTGTTCAACCTGTTTATCTGA
- a CDS encoding ArsR/SmtB family transcription factor, with amino-acid sequence MQTSIAAKRLAELGHETRLEVFRYLVKAGHQGVPVGELQTNLSIPGSTLSHHISRLVSVGLVEQRREGRVLYCVPQYDKLLALATFLIDECCSKESNETGTDA; translated from the coding sequence ATGCAAACAAGCATCGCAGCAAAGCGCCTGGCCGAACTTGGTCATGAAACTCGCTTAGAAGTGTTTCGGTATCTGGTCAAAGCCGGACACCAGGGCGTACCTGTAGGTGAACTGCAAACAAATCTCAGCATTCCAGGTTCGACTCTGTCGCACCATATAAGCCGTCTGGTATCGGTAGGCCTGGTAGAACAGCGCCGGGAAGGGCGTGTACTTTATTGTGTTCCACAGTACGACAAACTTCTGGCACTGGCGACTTTTCTGATTGATGAGTGTTGCAGTAAGGAAAGCAACGAAACAGGCACTGATGCCTGA